One region of Flavobacterium pisciphilum genomic DNA includes:
- a CDS encoding UDP-N-acetylglucosamine 4,6-dehydratase, translating into MNILKLIGRDKEIFNNDILVYENALKDEVQGSSFLVIGGAGSIGQAVTKEIFKRNPLKLHVVDISENNMVELVRDLRSSYGYIDGDFQTFALDIGSIEYDAFIKSDGKYDYVLNLSALKHVRSEKDSFTLMRMIDVNIFNTEKTLRQSIDKGTKKYFCVSTDKAANPVNMMGASKRIMEMYLMRKSQQIKISTARFANVAFSDGSLLHGFNQRIIKRQPIVAPNDIKRYFVTPKESGELCLMSCIFGDNRDIFFPKLNENLHLISFADIAVKYLAEIGYEPYLCESEEEARKNVEELIKQKKWPCLFTGSDTTGEKDFEEFFTDKEVLDMDRFDNLGIIKNDVNFNNIKLENFTKRINEMKINLFWSKDEIVSLFHDMIPNFGHKETGKYLDSKM; encoded by the coding sequence ATGAACATTCTTAAATTAATTGGTAGAGACAAAGAAATATTTAATAATGATATTTTAGTTTATGAAAATGCATTAAAAGATGAGGTTCAAGGATCTAGTTTTTTGGTTATTGGTGGAGCTGGCTCTATTGGGCAGGCTGTCACTAAAGAGATTTTTAAACGCAATCCACTAAAGTTGCATGTTGTAGATATTAGTGAGAATAACATGGTAGAGCTAGTAAGAGATTTGAGAAGTTCATACGGTTATATTGATGGTGATTTTCAGACATTTGCATTGGATATTGGGTCAATTGAATATGATGCTTTTATAAAATCAGATGGTAAATATGATTACGTGTTAAATTTATCTGCTTTAAAACATGTGAGAAGTGAAAAGGATTCTTTCACTTTAATGCGGATGATTGATGTTAATATTTTTAATACAGAGAAAACATTGCGGCAATCTATTGATAAGGGAACAAAAAAATATTTTTGTGTTTCTACAGATAAAGCAGCTAATCCAGTAAATATGATGGGCGCTTCTAAAAGGATTATGGAAATGTATTTAATGCGTAAAAGTCAACAAATTAAAATTTCCACAGCTCGATTCGCTAATGTAGCTTTTTCTGATGGTTCTTTATTACATGGTTTTAATCAGCGAATTATAAAAAGACAGCCAATTGTGGCACCAAATGATATTAAACGTTATTTTGTCACTCCTAAAGAATCAGGAGAACTTTGTTTAATGTCTTGTATTTTTGGAGATAACAGGGATATTTTTTTTCCTAAATTAAATGAGAATTTGCATTTGATTTCTTTTGCAGATATTGCAGTAAAGTATTTAGCTGAAATTGGATATGAACCTTATTTATGTGAGTCTGAAGAAGAAGCTAGAAAAAATGTAGAAGAATTGATTAAGCAAAAAAAATGGCCATGCTTATTTACCGGAAGTGATACAACTGGAGAGAAAGATTTTGAAGAATTTTTCACAGATAAGGAAGTTTTAGATATGGATCGATTTGATAATCTAGGAATTATTAAAAACGATGTTAATTTTAATAATATAAAGCTAGAAAATTTCACTAAACGGATAAATGAAATGAAAATAAATTTATTTTGGAGTAAGGATGAAATTGTTAGCTTATTTCATGATATGATACCTAA
- a CDS encoding Wzz/FepE/Etk N-terminal domain-containing protein, translating to MDNRPIENDEISLKELLEKVKEWYNYLLSKWKIIVLAGILGATLGLTYSFIKKPVYTATLSFALEDEKSGGGLGSALGLAGSLGLDLGGSGGSIFTGSNLTELFKSRRMVEQTLLTPVDYNGKRISLAEMYIEINELRDSWKTNPKFANIIFLPNRNRDKFTRVHDSILGSIYQGVSKGGLVVGQKDKKISIISIDMSSTNELFAKYFCEALAKEVSNFYVDTKSKKARMNMAILQRQTDSIRGELNGSITGVAVANDNTFNLNPAMNVRRAPSARRQVDVQANTAILTELVKQSELAKVTLRKETPLIQVIDKPILPLFKDRFGKAKGVVLGGFLAVLLMIIGLIVRKVGKELSV from the coding sequence ATGGATAATAGACCTATTGAAAACGATGAGATTTCGTTAAAAGAGTTATTAGAAAAAGTAAAGGAATGGTATAACTATTTATTGTCGAAATGGAAAATTATCGTATTGGCAGGAATACTAGGAGCCACTTTGGGATTAACCTATTCATTTATAAAAAAACCAGTCTATACTGCTACTTTATCGTTTGCTTTAGAGGATGAAAAATCTGGTGGTGGTTTGGGAAGTGCATTAGGTTTAGCAGGTTCATTGGGGTTAGATTTAGGTGGTAGTGGTGGAAGTATTTTTACGGGGTCAAATTTGACAGAGTTATTTAAATCTCGTAGAATGGTTGAACAGACATTATTGACTCCTGTTGATTACAACGGTAAAAGAATTTCTTTGGCAGAAATGTATATAGAAATTAATGAGTTAAGAGATAGCTGGAAGACTAATCCTAAGTTCGCTAATATTATTTTTTTGCCTAATAGGAATCGTGATAAATTTACACGAGTTCATGACAGTATTTTAGGTTCAATTTATCAAGGCGTATCTAAGGGAGGATTGGTTGTTGGTCAAAAAGATAAAAAAATATCAATTATTTCAATTGATATGTCCTCTACTAATGAATTATTTGCCAAATATTTTTGTGAAGCGTTGGCGAAAGAAGTATCTAATTTTTATGTAGACACTAAGAGTAAAAAGGCAAGAATGAATATGGCTATCTTGCAAAGGCAAACTGATTCTATTCGTGGAGAACTAAATGGATCTATTACTGGTGTTGCAGTTGCAAATGATAATACTTTTAATTTAAATCCAGCTATGAACGTCCGTAGAGCCCCTTCGGCAAGGAGACAAGTAGATGTACAAGCTAATACTGCTATTTTAACAGAATTAGTAAAGCAAAGCGAATTAGCAAAAGTAACATTACGTAAAGAAACACCATTGATACAAGTTATTGATAAGCCTATTTTGCCTTTATTTAAGGATCGTTTTGGTAAAGCAAAAGGGGTTGTACTCGGTGGTTTTTTAGCTGTACTATTAATGATTATTGGTTTAATAGTTCGTAAAGTAGGGAAAGAATTGTCGGTTTAA